In a single window of the uncultured Dysgonomonas sp. genome:
- a CDS encoding RidA family protein, whose protein sequence is MKKVIATDKAPAAIGPYSQAIEINGLIFISGQLPIDPATGDFPSEDIKEQTAQSFANIKAILAEAGLTTDNIVKTTVLLNDIANFAGMNEVYNAQFTGTFPARSAFAVKDLPKGALVEIEVIAAR, encoded by the coding sequence ATGAAGAAAGTAATAGCCACTGATAAGGCTCCAGCGGCAATCGGCCCATACAGCCAGGCAATAGAAATAAACGGATTAATATTTATTTCGGGACAGTTACCGATCGATCCTGCTACCGGAGATTTTCCCTCGGAAGACATTAAGGAACAAACAGCGCAATCCTTCGCAAATATCAAAGCCATACTTGCCGAAGCAGGACTTACGACAGATAATATAGTAAAAACAACTGTATTATTGAATGATATAGCAAACTTTGCCGGGATGAACGAAGTGTATAACGCCCAGTTTACCGGAACATTTCCCGCCCGCTCGGCCTTTGCAGTAAAGGATCTTCCGAAAGGCGCATTGGTAGAGATAGAAGTTATTGCTGCTCGCTAA
- the ribD gene encoding bifunctional diaminohydroxyphosphoribosylaminopyrimidine deaminase/5-amino-6-(5-phosphoribosylamino)uracil reductase RibD, protein MTVEEKYMYRCLQLAQNGRGFTSPNPMVGAVIVHQDKIIGEGYHRQYGKAHAEVNAVNSVKYKTLLKDSTIYVSLEPCSHHGKTPPCAQLIIDNQIPKVVVACLDPYPAVSGRGIKMLQDAGIEVSVGVLEKEAQALNRAFFTTQIRNRPYIYLKWAQTQDGFIDKERCEGEKPQPTPISNEFSRMLVHKKRAETAAIMIGTNTAVNDNPSLTTRYWYGKSPVRVIIDRQGRIPSGYQLFDGKVKTIIFTEKDLYEKQTDSVIYIRTDFNESLFENIFSILKSHKIDSVLVEGGRELLQSLIDIQMWDEAYIETSNACFGKGVKAPDIRGYVLNKGHWGSSEYVHLSTTDTYKII, encoded by the coding sequence ATGACTGTTGAAGAGAAATATATGTACCGCTGCCTGCAATTGGCTCAGAATGGGAGAGGCTTCACAAGTCCTAACCCAATGGTAGGTGCAGTTATAGTCCATCAAGATAAAATTATCGGCGAAGGCTACCATCGTCAGTATGGCAAAGCACATGCCGAAGTAAATGCGGTAAACAGTGTTAAGTACAAAACCTTGCTAAAGGATTCTACAATTTATGTTTCTCTTGAGCCATGCTCTCATCATGGAAAAACCCCGCCCTGCGCCCAACTAATCATTGACAATCAAATACCTAAGGTGGTAGTTGCGTGCCTCGATCCCTACCCTGCCGTATCGGGACGAGGAATAAAAATGCTGCAAGATGCAGGTATAGAGGTTTCTGTGGGCGTATTGGAGAAAGAGGCGCAGGCTCTTAACAGAGCGTTTTTCACCACGCAAATCCGCAATCGCCCCTACATATATCTGAAATGGGCGCAGACACAGGACGGCTTTATAGATAAAGAACGATGTGAAGGGGAAAAACCACAGCCTACCCCTATTTCGAATGAATTTTCACGTATGCTTGTGCATAAGAAAAGGGCGGAGACCGCAGCTATTATGATAGGAACTAACACTGCAGTAAACGACAATCCATCCCTGACCACGCGTTACTGGTACGGGAAAAGCCCTGTGCGGGTCATCATAGACAGACAGGGCAGGATACCTTCAGGTTACCAATTATTTGATGGAAAAGTAAAAACAATCATATTTACAGAGAAGGATTTATACGAAAAACAAACCGACAGCGTTATTTATATCCGGACGGACTTTAACGAAAGCCTCTTTGAAAATATATTCTCCATATTGAAAAGTCACAAAATAGACTCAGTCCTCGTCGAAGGCGGACGTGAACTCTTGCAAAGCCTGATAGATATACAAATGTGGGATGAGGCATATATCGAGACTTCAAATGCCTGTTTCGGCAAAGGAGTAAAGGCCCCCGACATCAGGGGATATGTCTTAAACAAAGGACATTGGGGATCATCTGAATATGTGCATTTAAGCACTACAGATACTTATAAAATTATATAA
- the rlmB gene encoding 23S rRNA (guanosine(2251)-2'-O)-methyltransferase RlmB, producing MKEKEMIFGIRAVIEAIEAGKEIDKVIIRRELQGDLSKELLTLLKSHDVAVQRVPNERLDRFTRKNHQGVIAFLSAITYEKIEDIVPFLYENGKDPFILVLDGITDVRNFGAIARTCEVAGVNAIVIPAKGSVTVNADAVKTSAGALLKIPVCKEPNLTSAIQFLRNSGIKVVAASERGADIYTEIDYTGPIAFVMGAEDTGVANENLRIADNLVKIPQFGTIGSLNVSVAAGVLIYEVIRQKGLK from the coding sequence ATGAAGGAAAAGGAAATGATTTTCGGCATACGTGCTGTTATAGAAGCGATCGAAGCCGGAAAAGAAATAGATAAGGTAATAATCAGGCGTGAACTACAAGGCGACTTGTCGAAAGAACTACTCACCCTGCTCAAATCTCATGATGTTGCCGTGCAACGCGTGCCAAACGAACGGTTAGACAGATTCACGCGCAAAAACCATCAGGGTGTTATCGCGTTCCTTTCGGCCATCACTTACGAAAAAATTGAAGATATAGTTCCTTTCCTTTACGAAAACGGAAAAGATCCCTTTATCCTCGTACTGGACGGCATTACCGATGTCCGCAATTTCGGGGCTATTGCCCGTACCTGCGAAGTGGCAGGCGTTAATGCGATTGTTATTCCGGCAAAGGGGAGCGTAACCGTAAATGCGGATGCGGTAAAAACATCGGCAGGAGCATTACTCAAAATTCCGGTTTGCAAAGAGCCGAATCTCACTTCTGCAATTCAATTCCTGAGAAACAGCGGAATAAAAGTTGTGGCAGCCAGCGAAAGAGGAGCAGATATCTACACCGAGATAGATTATACAGGCCCCATAGCCTTTGTGATGGGTGCTGAAGATACCGGTGTGGCGAACGAAAACCTGCGCATAGCCGATAATCTGGTAAAAATTCCTCAATTCGGCACTATCGGCTCACTGAATGTATCTGTGGCCGCGGGGGTGCTCATCTATGAAGTTATCCGCCAAAAGGGTTTAAAATAA